The following proteins are encoded in a genomic region of Xenopus laevis strain J_2021 chromosome 3L, Xenopus_laevis_v10.1, whole genome shotgun sequence:
- the gtf2a2.L gene encoding general transcription factor IIA 2 L homeolog isoform X2, which yields MAYQLYRNTTLGNSLQESLDELIQSQQINPQLALQVLLQFDKAINSALAQRVRNRVNFRGSLNTYRFCDNVWTFVLNDVEFREVTDLVKVDKVKIVACDGKISFLG from the exons ATGGCTTATCAACTCTACAGGAATACTACTCTGGGTAACAGTCTTCAGGAAAGCTTGGATGAGCTAATACAG tcTCAGCAGATCAACCCTCAACTTGCACTTCAGGTTCTGCTACAGTTTGACAAGGCTATTAATTCAGCATTGGCACAACGCGTCAGAAACAGAGTCAACTTCAGG GGATCGTTAAATACCTATAGGTTTTGTGATAACGTATGGACCTTTGTGTTGAACGACGTTGAGTTCAGAGAGGTTACTGACCTAGTGAAGGTGGATAAAGTTAAAATTGTCGCCTGTGATGGAAAAA TTTCATTCCTTGGATAA
- the gtf2a2.L gene encoding general transcription factor IIA 2 L homeolog isoform X1, protein MAYQLYRNTTLGNSLQESLDELIQSQQINPQLALQVLLQFDKAINSALAQRVRNRVNFRGSLNTYRFCDNVWTFVLNDVEFREVTDLVKVDKVKIVACDGKNTGSNTAE, encoded by the exons ATGGCTTATCAACTCTACAGGAATACTACTCTGGGTAACAGTCTTCAGGAAAGCTTGGATGAGCTAATACAG tcTCAGCAGATCAACCCTCAACTTGCACTTCAGGTTCTGCTACAGTTTGACAAGGCTATTAATTCAGCATTGGCACAACGCGTCAGAAACAGAGTCAACTTCAGG GGATCGTTAAATACCTATAGGTTTTGTGATAACGTATGGACCTTTGTGTTGAACGACGTTGAGTTCAGAGAGGTTACTGACCTAGTGAAGGTGGATAAAGTTAAAATTGTCGCCTGTGATGGAAAAA acaCCGGTTCAAACACTGCAGAGTAA
- the LOC108711344 gene encoding BCL2/adenovirus E1B 19 kDa protein-interacting protein 2 isoform X3, whose translation MNSNKKSKKKLTAPNLSLNLDHSEGSILSDDLDESGELDLDDLDTTSENSNEFEWEDDLPKPKTTEVLPKGSIPEYTAAEEKEESRRWRMFRIGEQDHRVDMTAIEPYKKVISHGGYYGDGLNAIIVFAVCFMPDSSQPNYRYLMDNLFKYVIGTLEMLVAENYMIVYLNGATTRRKMPSLGWLRKCYQQIDRRLRKNLKSLIIVHPSWFIRTLIAITKPFISTKFSQKIKYVFSLVELAELIPMEYVSIPECIKEYDEGKCKKKNKRVDKELNKKTEDQASGQ comes from the exons ATGAACAGCAATAAAAAATCAAAGAAGAAACTGACTGCTCCCAACCTTAGCTTGAACCTGGATCACAGCGAGGGCTCCATTTTGTCTGATGACTTGGATGAAAGTGGAGAGTTGgatttggatgatttggatacGACATCTGAAAACAGCAATGAATTTGAATGGGAAg ATGATCTTCCAAAACCAAAGACTACTGAGGTGCTACCAAAAGGTTCTATTCCTGAATACACTGCGGCAGAGGAGAAGGAGGAAAGCAGGCGCTGGCGCATGTTCAGAATTGGCGAGCAAGATCACAGGGTTGATATGACTGCCATAGAACCATATAAAAAAGTTATTAGCCATGGAG gttATTATGGAGATGGATTAAATGCAATTATAGTGTTTGCTGTGTGCTTTATGCCTGACAGCAGCCAACCTAATTATCGCTACCTAATGGACAATCTATTTAA GTATGTTATTGGCACTTTGGAAATGTTAGTTGCAGAAAACTACATGATAGTTTATTTAAATGGAGCCACAACACGGAGGAAAATGCCTAGCCTAGGATGGCTTAGAAAATGCTATCAGCAAATTGATAGAAG GTTACGGAAGAATCTCAAATCTTTGATCATAGTGCACCCTTCCTGGTTTATCAGAACACTTATAGCTATCACAAAGCCCTTCATTAG CACAAAATTCAGCCAGAAAATTAAATATGTCTTTAGCTTGGTTGAATTAGCAGAACTTATTCCTATGGAGTACGTCAGCATACCGGAATGCATAAAAGA GTATGAcgaaggaaaatgtaaaaagaaaaacaaaag AGTTGATAAAGAACTGAACAAGAAAACAGAAGACCAAGCCAGCGGGCAGTAA